CCGTGAATTTAATGATTTTATGTTACTTAAAACAATAGTTGAGATTGTAAAAAAAAGAGTAATGCATCTTGTGTCATCctgaattatgatcaaatttgctacgacacactccaccTTTATGGGGTTCTATTAcctcctgaactaaattttagcatatttttatcaacctttttagctgacgtgacacctttgacgtgggccccatttttatgtaaaaaagatgtcacatcagcacaaaagggtgacacaAATACGTTAAATTTGAGTTCAAAGGGCAATAgaacccctgtgaagttggagtgtatccTAGTAATTTTGGCCATAATTCGAGGGACTAGATGCTTatctcgaaaaaaaaaaaaaaaaaaaagttagtttttgaacttttaccaaaaaatatttttgaacttcCAATTAAATAACTTAAATCTTGTATGCATAAATCAAGTTTTtagaacaaaatccaaaataatgtattccAAACACCTTGAACATCTTGATAATTAGTATCACTCCTTAGTTTTATATTACTATGTGTTTTTAACTAAAACTTTTATGTCATTTAAGAACACTACATAAAagcaaaaattatgtaaaaacaaaaaagaaaattgtaaattatttttttttttatgcgtatttgatattttttcattaaaaatagaGTAACTGCTCTGTTTTTATCCTGAACTATAAACGAAACTATTGAGACACACTCCAACTTAAagggctgggcatattttggtttaaaccgaaaaaatcgaaaaatcaaaCGAAAATTTTAATTTCGGTTTTCGGATTGGCTtttgttttcaatatttgaaattcgattaaacggtttggttttcaattttcaaaaaaataattcggATAAACCGATTAaccaaaattctataaataactaataatatatatatatatatatatatatattatatatatatatatatatataatatttaataatataatataaatatataatcgcAACCCTAATAACTAATAAGCAATAGCACGCCACACACAACTAACAGCACGCACCAGTCCAATAACCGAACAATCGATCGAACCATTGACCACCGGCGAGATCATCGTCTGTACAACAACACCAGAGTCGGCGACCAGACAACCCTTGTGGGCTGCAGCCCGTAGTGCCGACTGTGGTCTTTCCGGCAGCGACCACTCTTCCGAGTTCCGactgtttatgcaaacttatgcataatgaagttatttattatgttaaacttatggttatatcatttagtttcatccatgttgagttatttataggcattatttatatgtgggaatgaaaaataggtttgaattatttaaaaaaaatcattaattttaaattttcagtcATAACAAATAGAGGTTTattactttaatcttcaaaatcgaaataaaaatccaaaataaccaaaccgaatttgtagaaatcaaaccaaatttattttggtttggttacgattgtcatttttgtcaatccgaaaatcAAAAAACCAAATCGATACTAAACTATCAAACCGAACAAAGCGAATGTCCAGCCCTACAAATAAGTCATTTATGATAGTTTCATAATatatttggtatttttttcattaaaaataagatatacccaaaataataaataaacaatgGAGAAAGCTGATCCAAGAACTTTCCAAAATCACTTGTAACCAACGAAACTACCGGTTAACTACCTCATTTTTTACCTTCTACttcataaaaacaacaaaaaaaaaaaaaaaaaaaaaaaaaaaaacatttactGTGTATATAATACTAATACAAATAATCTTGTTTAAATTCATAcatctctttctctattttgtccatattcaatatatacaaaaactttCACAAAAGAAGATTCGTATGTAAgtagattttataattttcttgaattatttttttcatatatttttgtatttttttccatatatttttttgcatttatgtTTTCTTATTAATCATGTAACCTCAGTAATTCATTTTGATGATCACCTTGTTATTGGTGTTTTTTCCCATGGATTTTCATTACcttcatacattttttttttctatttggcCATATTcacatttcatatatatatatatatatatatatatatatccaattgGAATATTACTGTTTTTCacatcttcttcttcacaaaacaTTTGTTGGGTAAGGTGGttttatgattttcttgaattgttagtttttgtttatatatgttttttgCATTTATGTTCtataattttattatggttttttgtAAATCATGTGAGCAAGTTTGTTATAATATGGGGTGTGGATATTTTTGTTCGTGATTCTTGATAATGTAGTAAAAAGTTTGCTAAATCATAAATGAGTTTGCAAGattgttgatttgatttggaataaagttttgatctttggtGAAATCATCTCATTCTTGAattgttaatattttttcatttatgttctttaattttcttatgatttcttaatcatgtgggtatatatgtttgttataatATGGGGTATGTGGATATTTTGTTTGGGATTCTTGATAATGTAGTAAAGGTTTgccaaaatttgcattttgtTCATAATTTGAATGTgagtttgaaataaagttttgatctttgatAAAGATCACCTCATTCTTGATGAGGTGGATTCAGAGAAGGAGTCAGGATTTTTAGTTTATGAGTTCTGaattataatcaatttttttttcatattgttTTGTAATTATGTTCTTTAATGTTCTTATGGGGTATTGTTATTTTGTTTGGGTTTCTTTATAATGTTGTAGAAGTTTGCAAAATTTTGCATTTTGTTCATAATTTGAATGTGAGTTTGCatgcttttttattttccttggtgggtttgttttgatttgaaataaagttttgatctttgatAAAGATCACCTCATTCTTGATGAGCTGGATTCAGAGGCGGAGTCAAGATTTTTAGTTTATGAGTTATGAATTATAATCAACTTTTTTTCATATTGTTTTGTATTTATGTTCTTTAATGTTCTTATGGGGGGTTGGTATTTTGTTTGGGTTTCTTTATAATGTTGTAATAGTttgccaaaatttgcatttgttCATAATTTGAAAGGGAGTTTTGTAAGATTGTTGATTTTCCTTGGTGGGTTTGTTTAGAtttgaaataaagttttgatctttgatGCAAATAATGTTTTGAAATTACCTTAATGCTAATGATTGGATTTAGTGGCTGAGTCAGGATTTTCACTTTATGGGTTCTGAACTGCAATTCGTTTTGGTTCTTTGTAACATGGAGATTGGATGTATGAATCCTTGATTTGTGTATGAAACAAGTGTGATGTAAGTGTGGGTATTTTGTTTGGGATTCGTCAAAATTTGGGGTCATAATTTGAAAGTGAGTTTTGCAAGATTGATCATTTTTCTTGGTGAGTTTGTTTTGAtttgaaataaagttttgatctttcaTGAAAATTGCGTCGGTATTGATGATTGGATTCAGAGGCGGAGGCGGGATTTTTAGTTTATGGGTTCTGAACCACAATCCGCTTTGGTTCTTTTTCATATTCTTTTGTAATGTGGAGATTGGATATGTGAATTCTTCATTTGTGTATTAAGTATGAACTAAGTCGTGCTATTTCCTATGTCTTCATGAATGTTATGTTTTTGCTTTCTtgagggtctttcggaaacaacctctcgCATCTgataaggtagaggtaaggtcagCGTACAGTTCTACATTCTACCCTCTTCACAACCtggatatttgttgttgttgttgttgtatgaaacaAGTGTGGTGTGGGTATCTtatgatgtcatttggttttaccaatCTCAAGAAAAAACTATTATGATGTCGTTATATGTTTTGTTGCggttctacaacaacaacaacaactacatagctagtgtattCCATCATAGTGGGGTTCGGGGAGGGTAAAGCGTACGCAGACCATacctacctcaggtgaagtagatagactgtttccgatagacccccggctcaggataGAGCTTTTTTGCGGTTTTATTTTTAACAATATGTTGATTTGgtggaaaacaaaacaaaaactggatttagctaatgataaaagaagatgacaTTGGTATGGTCTGCATTGAATTGATTCCTTTTTGCATTTTCTTATGTGTTTGTTCAACAATTTGTTAATCGGTTTTCAGTTCGGGCGTATGAGTGTAAGTTCGATTACGATGACTATCTGGTTCGAGGATTCCTTATGCGTTGCTTCATGTGCTGAGGATATGTGAATGGATTCAGCAAGAGGTTGGTTCCAGAAATTGTCATCAACCAAGAAGGATCCAATGGCCGGTGATGGCAAGCCACCATCAGCCGATGAGGCCTCCACTCTGACGAAGAAAAGGGTTGCTGCAGCAAAGCAATACATCGAGAAACATTATAAGGAGCACATGAAAAACTTGCAGGACAGAAAAGAGCGGTACGATAATAGATGCTAGCTTTGTCTTACGACTTCCCTTTAGTTACTAGACTTTCTCCTTTATGCAACATTACTCTGTCCCTCGACTGAAGGTGAGCCTTGAAGTAACGGGTAAAGTTGcttccatgtgaccaggaggtcacgggttcaagccttggaaacagtctctggcagaaatgcaaggtaagactgcgtacaatatacccttgtggtggggcccttccctagACCCTGCGTATAGCAAAAGCTTTAGTGCTGGGCTGCCCTGTTTTACTTTGTTCCTCAATAGACGGAGAGGCATTCAGTCAGTATGATAAGCCAAAATGTTACACCATATAATTGCCATATAGTGAACTATTCAAACGTCTTAAAGAGTTTGCCCGATCAATTTAGCCAACTTCAAACATCACAAAGAGACTGcaagaaaataataagatcatGTGCAGTATAGTAACAAAGGGGAGCCTTGCTCTCTTTTGTGACCTATAGTTCAAGAGTTTGAGCCGCTCAAACGGtcactaatgcttgcattaggtTAGACTGTCGATATCATACCCCTCGGGGTGCGGCCCTTCCCGGTCCCTACTAACACGGGATGCTTTGTGCACCGGACTGACCTTTTATGTGCAGTATAGCCTCATTATATTATAATAAGAATGAACTTTACGGGTTCTTTTGTCCAAGAATTATGTTCTTGAAATATTTGAACTTTCTGGCATCTACAATGCTTTAATTTCTATTCGATTCCTAATTCTCTTTGGGCCAGCAGTCGAATTTTACTAGAAAAAAAGCTAGCAGATGCCGATGTCTCTGAGGAAGATCAAAACAACCTACTGAAAtttttagaaaagaaagaaactGAATACATGCGACTCCAGAGGCATAAAATGGGAGCTGATGATTTTGAGTTGTTAACGATGATCGGAAAGGGTGCTTTCGGAGAGGTAATGTTTCTACCGAAAACATCTAAGTTTGTTAAAAGTTcttaaataataacatttacaaCTCCCTATTTCCCAACACTCAAATATATAGACGATAATTGCATGTTATTGCTCCTCATGGTGAATCATGTGAATATTTAAGGCATCAGTATCGAGAAATTCTTTTGTAATATATCGAGTAAAGTATCTAGTACGCccctgaactatgatcaaatttgctaccgCACACTCTTAACTTTACGGGTTCCTATTACCTcccgaactcaattttagcgtatttttgtcacccatTTATGCTGACATTTGTCTATATTCCTCGAGGTACTAATTTCCTGCATTTATCTATATCGCTCGAGGTATATTTGTGATTAACTATGCTGTTAATTTCATGCTTTTAATGGTACTTAAAGCTAGTTCTTTGTCAGAAAAAAAGCCAATCTGCATGATTGGTTTCTCTATTATTACAGGTCAGAATTTGTAGAGAAAAAACAACCGGTCAGGTGTACGCGATGAAGAAGCTTAAGAAATCAGAAATGCTTCGTCGAGGACAGGTGTGTTATAACGATCATCAAATGCGACTCCAATTCTACCTCTATATTTATTGAATCCTTAGCTTTTCCGTATTAGGTTGAGCATGTGAAAGCTGAAAGGAATCTTCTCGCGGAGGTGGACAGTGATTGCATTGTCAAACTGTATTATTCTTTCCAAGATGACGACTATCTATATCTCATTATGGAATATCTACCCGGTGGGGATATGATGACACTACTCATGAGAAAGGATATATTAACTGAAGACGAAGCCAGATTTTATGTTGCGGAAACTGTTTTAGCAATTGAATCTATCCATAAACATAACTATGTACACAGGTTGTGACTTGATCTGCGGCCTGAATGTAGTTTATCATTCTTTGTGTTTACTGACCTGTTTGGACAAACTTTTGAGAAGTCAaagtgtgttctttttcttttcaaaaagtgCTTATTTTTTGAGATAAGCATTCAATACCTCCTCGAGCTATGGTCAAAGTTACTACGACACACTTCAATTTCACAGGGTTCCTATTACCCCCGAAGTCAATTTTAGCGTATTCTTGTCACTCTTTTGTGCTGatatgacacctttattacataaaatggggccCACAtgaaaggtgtcacgtcagctaaaaaggttgacaaaaggtgtcacgtcagctcaaaagaatgacaaaaatatgctaaaatttagttcgggggtaataggaccgccgtgaagttgaagtgtgtcgtagcaaatttgatcatagttcaagCATAGTAGATGCTTTACTCTTAGAAAATTTAGGTGTTTGGACAAGCTTTTAGAAAAACGAGCACTAACTTAAGCTAAAAAAGTAGCATTTCCCCGAAAGTACTTTTGGAACATTGGTTAAGCACAAAGTAATGCTCTAAAATTGccaaaaatgtttttcaaattgATTAGCGAAACACCAATTGCTACTCTCCGAAAGTACTTTTTTCGGAAGGCTATTCGTTTGCTCGGGACTTGTTTAAAAACAAACTAACTTCATGCAGCCACTTTTTATTTGTTACAGAGACATTAAGCCTGATAACCTGCTACTCGATAGATATGGTCATTTAAAACTATCAGATTTTGGACTATGTAAGCCTTTAGACTGCAGTACGCTGGAAGAGACGGATTTCTCAGGGACAGATAGTGCCAATGGAAGTTCCAAAAGTGAAAGCCCTCCGGCTCCTAAACGTACTCAGCAAGAACAGCTTGAACACTGGCAGAAAAATCGGAGGATGCTTGTAAGTTTATCCCCATGTGGGTACTCTCCTTCTCTGTACTTTTTCCATTTCTCGTATTTTGAAAGGACACTACTTCACATCTTTTTTtgtattcgggagaaggtgggagtggcttcggtgaaggacAAGATGCGCGAAGTGACGCTGGGTGGTTAGGAGGTGCACGGATGCtccagtacggaggtgtgagagacTGACTATGGATGGTTGTAGgcagggtagaggtagaccgaagaaatattggagggaggtgattaggcatgatatggagtgttaatagaactttattgaagggaagaaaggctaaggtttacaatataatctgaaaagcatgaaaataactaaaacaagagtaggctatatatacatagccaataacctaaaggtccataaactaaaggcccaataacatatgggctaacatcccccctcaaactcacaatgcaacagcaataagcattgagagtttgtcacacaaaaaacgaaatcgagacgccgactgagccttcgtaaaaaggtcagcaatctgcaaagacgatggaacaaaaggaagcgatatggtcccgagctgtaaatgatgacgggtgaagtgacaatcaatctcaatgtgcttcgtacgctcatgaaagacagaattctttgcaatttgtaccgcacttttgttatcacaatgcaggggagtaggcatagaaatgtgaacccccatatctgcaagaagccaacgtaaccaaataatctcacatgtagtcacagccatagcacgatactcagcctccgtggaagatctagagacaacatcttgtttcttgctcttccacgagattaaagagtctccaagaaacacacaaaaaccagtggtggatttacgatcattgcgatctccatcccaatcagcatcactataggctcgcaactcgagagatgacgtcgagggaaacaagatattctgaaactgagtgccacgaagataccttagaatacgaagtacagctccccagtgcacagaagtaggagcagtaacaaactggctaacaacatgaactgcatgtgctatatctggacgagtaaccgtaagataaaccaaactacccacaatagtccgataaagactcggatctgataatggaacaccatcactagaagagtaacgtgcattggtttcaaggggagtatctacagtcctgttgtcagaaagacgcgcccgtgtaaacaagtcagatatatacttagtctgagaaagaagataccctttcttagactgagccacctcaatacccagaaaataacgcagcaagcccaagtccttcattgcaaatcgatgagccaaatcatgcttcaataactcaataccactatgatcatcaccagtaataatcatatcatctacatataaggacaatagaattcgccctgcacttgtacatctaacaaacaatgctgaatcatggttactcgggacaaatccaagggaagtaataacagtggagaatttctcaaaccaagcacgaggggcttgtttgagaccatataaagcttttcgaagccgacaaacttcacctggctggtggtcaatacctgggggaggagtcatataaacttctgcgtggagatcaccattcagaaaagcattcttgacatccatctgaaatatcttccac
The Capsicum annuum cultivar UCD-10X-F1 chromosome 6, UCD10Xv1.1, whole genome shotgun sequence DNA segment above includes these coding regions:
- the LOC107873661 gene encoding serine/threonine-protein kinase tricornered, which gives rise to MDSARGWFQKLSSTKKDPMAGDGKPPSADEASTLTKKRVAAAKQYIEKHYKEHMKNLQDRKERRILLEKKLADADVSEEDQNNLLKFLEKKETEYMRLQRHKMGADDFELLTMIGKGAFGEVRICREKTTGQVYAMKKLKKSEMLRRGQVEHVKAERNLLAEVDSDCIVKLYYSFQDDDYLYLIMEYLPGGDMMTLLMRKDILTEDEARFYVAETVLAIESIHKHNYVHRDIKPDNLLLDRYGHLKLSDFGLCKPLDCSTLEETDFSGTDSANGSSKSESPPAPKRTQQEQLEHWQKNRRMLAYSTVGTPDYIAPEVLLKKGYGIECDWWSLGAIMYEMLVGYPPFYSDDPMSTCRKIVNWKSHLKFPDEVKLSREAKDITSKLLCNVTERLGSNGTDEIKAHPWFKGIDWDKIYQVEAAFIPEVNDELDTQNFEKFEESESNSQSSSRSGPWRKMLSSKDINFVGYTYKNFKVVNDCQVPGIVELEKATSKPKKPTIKALFGDESETSEENS